The sequence GGCCGTGATGCCGGAGATCTCGCGCAACCTGCAGGTCAAGAAGGGCAACCGGAACGCGAACATGTCGGTAACGGGCACCGTGCCCGAGTACTTCACGAACCGCGCCTACACCATCACCTCCGGCCGCGCGTTCACGTCGGGGGACGACGAGTCCCGCCGCCGTCTCGCGCTGCTCGGCGCGGCGGTGCCCGACATGTTCGGGTCCAATCCGGCCGCCATGATCGGCCAGCAGATCCAGATCCGCGGGATCCCGTTCGAGATCGTCGGTGTGCTTTCGGCGAAGGGCGCGCAGAGCTCGTACATGAACCCGGACGAGCAGATCTTCGTCCCGCTCCAGACCGCGCGCTACCGCACCCATGGCACCGACCGGGTGCGCAGCATCGGCATCAAGGTGGACGACCCGGTCAACATGAACGTCGCGATGATCGAGGTCGAGCGGGTACTGCGCCGCACCCACAAGGTCCGCCCCGGGGCGGCGAGCGACTTCCTGATCCGTGACCAGACCGAGCTCCAGCAGACCTTCGCCCAGACCACCGAGACGTTCTCCTTCCTGCTGGCATGGATCGCCATCATCT is a genomic window of Gemmatimonadales bacterium containing:
- a CDS encoding ABC transporter permease; translated protein: MLLIEIWMVALESIRVNKLRSFLTMLGIIIGVGAVITMIALGTGAKRAVQASLSALGTNILTVTPGQSFMRGVASDQRVSMTVDDADEIRATARHVVAVMPEISRNLQVKKGNRNANMSVTGTVPEYFTNRAYTITSGRAFTSGDDESRRRLALLGAAVPDMFGSNPAAMIGQQIQIRGIPFEIVGVLSAKGAQSSYMNPDEQIFVPLQTARYRTHGTDRVRSIGIKVDDPVNMNVAMIEVERVLRRTHKVRPGAASDFLIRDQTELQQTFAQTTETFSFLLAWIAIISLLVGGIGIMNIMLVSVTERTREIGIRKALGATRSAILLQFLAEALVLCMLGGTIGVLVG